The genomic interval ATCCTCGACCTCTCCAAGATCGAGGCCGGCCAGCTCACCCTCGCCCTCGCCGACTACTCCCTCAAGGACGTCATCCAGACCGTCCTCACCGCCGTCGAGGCTCTGGCCGCCGAGAAGAAGCTCGCCCTCAAGGTCGCCGTCCCCCCCGACCTACCCTCCGGCCGCGGCGACGAGCGCCGAATCGCCCAGGTCCTCCTGAACCTCGTCGGCAACGCCATCAAGTTCACCGAGGCCGGCGAGGTCCGGGTCCAGGCCACGCTGGCCGACGGCGCCTTCCTCGTCGCCGTCGCCGACACCGGCCCCGGCATCGCCCCCGCCGATCAGGCGAAGATCTTCGAAGAGTTCCAGCAGGCCGACAGCTCCAGCACCCGCCGGAAGGGCGGTACCGGCCTCGGCCTCTCCATCGCCCGCCGGATCATCGAGCTGCACGGCGGCCGCATCTGGGTGGAGTCCACTCCCGGCCAGGGTTCCACCTTCCGCTTCACGCTCCCCGTGCGCGTGGACCACCAAGCAGGAGGCACCCATGATCAACGAACACGCCAGTAGCTGCACACCGACTGGCGCTTCCTCAACGAGCTGAAGAAGGAGCTGAAGGGATAAGTAAAATGGAAGTGGCCGCGTGAAGGTGGTCCGTTGGTCACCACACGCCTTGAAGAATCTGGCCGATCGCGAGATCGACCGTGCGGAGGCGGACAAGACCCTGGCCACTCCAGAGCTCGTCGTGCCTGGCCAGCCAGGCCGCAAGGTATTCATGCGCCGGTATTTCGATTCGGGGCTACAACATGAGATGCTTCTACCGTGATCGTCGAGGAGAGTATGGACGCGACGATTGTGGTGACAGTTTACAAGACTTCGCAGATCGACAAGTACCTGAAAGGACTGGCACCTTGAGGATTACTTACGACCAACAAACCGATTCGTTGACCATCACATTGCGCGACGAGCGGATCAAGGACAGCGACGAAATCCGTCCCGGCGTTATCGCAGATTTCGGCCATGACGGCGGGATAGTCCGGTTCGAGATCATGCAAGCATCCAAGGTCGTGCAGAACACGCGGGAAATCCAGTTCGCAGTCGCCGAATGAGCTTGATCGAGCGTGAGGGCGTGACTTGCGTTTACGGCCTCGGCCTTTGTGAGGCCAGGCTCATCAAAGCGAGTGCGAAGACGATCATCGCGCAGGGCACCGACTGGCGCTTCCTTAAAGCCATTCAGCCCGCGCGCGCTCCTGACCAAGATTCGCGCGTTCCTGGCGTGAAACCTTCCGATTGCGTCACGGACCGATCCCGCGTCTGAAGGCTGAAGACCGGTGACGTCCTTGCGTAAGCCTCGAGGCCGACTCTTTCGAAAGTACGTGGTCCTCTTGGTGACCCTCGTCAGCGGCACCCTGCTGGCGGGCGGACTCACCGAGATCTATTTCTCCTACCAGGAGAACAAGACGGCCCTGGCCCGGATCCACCGCGAGAGGGCGACGGAGGCCGCCGCCAAGATCGAGCAGTTCGTCAAGGAGATCGAGCGCCAGATTCGCTGGATCGTCCGGTCAGGTTGGGGGGCGCGCGCGTTCGACCAGCGAAGCTTGGACCCGGCCATCACCGAGATCAGCCAGCTGGATTCGTCGGGCAAGGAGCTGGTTCGGGCCTCTTGGCTCGGGACGGCGGTGGTGGGAAGCCAGGCGGACTTCTCCCGGGAGCCGAAGTTCATCGAGGCCAGGGCCGGGGCGACCTACTTCGGCCCCGTCTACGTGCGGAACGAGTCCGAGCCGTACATGACCATCGCGATGCCCGAGAGCGGCGCCGACCCGGGGGTCATCGCGGTCGAGGTGAGCTTGAAGTTCGTCTGGGAGGCGGTGTCCCAGATCAAAATCGGCAAGAACGGCCACGCGTACCTGGTCGGCTCTCGAGGCATTCTCATCGCCCACCCGGACACCAGCCTGGTGCTGAGCAAGACTGACCTTTCCTCGCTCTCCCAGGTCCAGGCTGCGCGCGCGCGGCCCCTGGACAGCGAGGGGCAGGAAGAGGCCGTGATCGCTCGGGACCTCCGGGGCCGGAGGGTTCTCACGACCTCCACCGGCGTCACGGGACCCGGCTGGTTCGTCTTCGTGGAGCAGCCGCTCCTCGAAGCCTTCGAGCCGGTCCGCGCACCGGCCCTGCGAACGGCCCTGCTCGTGCTCGTGGGCGCGGGGCTGTCGGTGCTCGCGAGCCTGGTCCTGGCCCGGAGGATGGTGCAGCCGATCCGGGCGTTGCAGACGGGGGCGGCCGGGATCGGCACAGGAGCGCTCGACCACCGGATCGAGGTCCGCACCGGCGACGAGCTGGAGGCCCTGGCCGACCAGTTCAACAGCATGGCCGACCAGCTCCAGGAGTCTTACGCCAACCTGGAGCAGAAGGTCGACGCGCGCACGCGCGAGCTGAGCGACGCCCTGGAGCGCCAGACCGCCACCGGCGAAGTCCTGCGCATCATCAGCAGCTCTCCGACCGACATCCAGCCGGTGCTCACCTCCGTGGCGGAGAACGCGGCACGACTCTGCGCCGCCGACGACGCGCAGATCTTTCGCGTCGACGGCCCTGTCCTCCAACTCGCTGCGTCGTACGGCGACATGCCGGTGTCCAAGACGGCGCGCGAGGAGGGTATGCCGGTGGCGCGCGGCGTTGCGGGCGGACGGGCCGTGCTCGAGCGTCGAACGATTCACGTTCACGATCTCGAGGCGGAAGTCGAAGAGTACCCCGAGTCGGCGCGGTTCGGGCGGATGACCGGGACACGTACGCTTCTCGTCGTCCCGCTCATCCGAGAGGAATCGGCGCTGGGCGCCATCGTCATCCGCCGGCGTGAGGTCCGCCCGTTCACCGACAAGCAGATCGAGTTGGTGCAGACCTTCGCCGACCAGGCCGTGATCGCCATCGAAAACGTCCGCCTGTTCCGGGAGTTGGAGGCCCGGACCGGAGAGCTGGCGCGATCGGTGGACGAGCTGAAGGCCCTGGGCGAGGTCGGCCAGGCGATCAGCTCCTCGCTTGACCTCCGGCGGGTGCTCGACGCGATCATGGGCCACGCCGTCAG from Candidatus Rokuibacteriota bacterium carries:
- a CDS encoding histidine kinase; the encoded protein is ILDLSKIEAGQLTLALADYSLKDVIQTVLTAVEALAAEKKLALKVAVPPDLPSGRGDERRIAQVLLNLVGNAIKFTEAGEVRVQATLADGAFLVAVADTGPGIAPADQAKIFEEFQQADSSSTRRKGGTGLGLSIARRIIELHGGRIWVESTPGQGSTFRFTLPVRVDHQAGGTHDQRTRQ
- a CDS encoding DUF4258 domain-containing protein: MKVVRWSPHALKNLADREIDRAEADKTLATPELVVPGQPGRKVFMRRYFDSGLQHEMLLP
- a CDS encoding DUF2283 domain-containing protein, whose protein sequence is MRITYDQQTDSLTITLRDERIKDSDEIRPGVIADFGHDGGIVRFEIMQASKVVQNTREIQFAVAE